From Gemmatimonas sp., one genomic window encodes:
- a CDS encoding hemolysin family protein: MADVALEVIVILLLLVLVLNGVFSMSEMALVAARKIRLEHLAEDGDAGARAALDISSHPTNFLSTVQVGITLIGVLAGAFGGVGLSERLAELLRSVTWIAPYAEPIAFALVVGAITYLSLIIGELVPKQLALGHPERIASLVARPMRAVSRVGAPLVSLLTGSTRLVLRLFGIRASVESGVTEQDIRAMVEQGAESGVVQPAEYQIVENTFKLGDRQVVAIMTPRVDLSWVDVAATAAELRSELLAVPRGRGQPVLVCNEHIEDVLGMAYPDDLLHRCLLGEALDLRVALTEPLFVPASMPVLRLLETFRKSRQQAAVVLDEHGGVAGVVALDDILEALVGELPQHGSTADLEIVRQADGCWLVDGGTAIDDLESVIDLELSEDADRRDATTVAGFVMSAYGFLPKLGNHVDRGGARFTVMRMQSRRIAQIRVHLLSGHAPVDESPPQ; this comes from the coding sequence ATGGCTGACGTCGCGTTGGAAGTCATCGTTATCCTGCTCCTGCTCGTGCTCGTGCTCAACGGTGTCTTTTCGATGTCCGAAATGGCCCTGGTCGCGGCTCGCAAGATCCGACTCGAGCACTTGGCTGAAGACGGAGATGCGGGCGCGCGAGCCGCGCTCGATATTTCGTCGCATCCCACCAACTTTCTGTCTACGGTGCAGGTGGGAATCACGCTCATCGGCGTGTTGGCCGGTGCGTTCGGTGGCGTTGGCCTCAGCGAAAGGCTCGCGGAATTACTTCGATCGGTCACGTGGATTGCTCCCTACGCGGAGCCGATCGCCTTCGCGCTGGTGGTCGGAGCCATCACGTATCTCTCGCTGATCATCGGCGAACTTGTGCCCAAGCAATTGGCGCTCGGGCATCCGGAACGCATTGCTTCCCTCGTCGCGCGTCCCATGCGCGCGGTCTCTCGCGTCGGCGCCCCACTGGTATCGCTGCTCACGGGCTCGACGAGGCTGGTGCTCCGCCTGTTCGGCATCCGTGCGTCGGTCGAATCCGGCGTGACCGAACAGGACATTCGGGCGATGGTCGAGCAAGGGGCCGAATCGGGAGTCGTGCAGCCGGCTGAGTATCAGATTGTGGAGAACACCTTCAAGCTTGGTGATCGACAGGTGGTGGCCATCATGACACCTCGCGTCGATCTCTCGTGGGTCGATGTCGCAGCGACAGCGGCGGAGCTGAGATCTGAACTGCTGGCTGTTCCACGCGGGCGGGGACAGCCAGTCCTCGTGTGCAACGAGCACATCGAGGACGTGCTCGGGATGGCCTATCCCGATGACCTCCTCCACCGCTGTCTGCTTGGAGAGGCGCTCGATCTTCGGGTGGCGCTCACGGAGCCGCTTTTCGTACCGGCCTCGATGCCGGTGCTGCGACTTCTCGAAACCTTTCGCAAGTCGCGGCAGCAAGCGGCGGTCGTGCTCGATGAGCATGGCGGCGTGGCCGGTGTCGTTGCCCTCGACGACATTCTGGAAGCCCTTGTCGGAGAACTTCCCCAGCATGGCTCGACGGCGGATCTCGAAATCGTGCGGCAGGCGGATGGGTGTTGGTTGGTCGACGGCGGAACGGCGATCGACGATCTCGAGTCGGTCATCGACCTCGAACTGAGCGAGGATGCCGATCGCCGCGATGCCACAACCGTGGCCGGTTTCGTGATGTCCGCCTACGGCTTCCTACCAAAGTTGGGCAACCACGTCGACCGCGGCGGCGCTCGATTTACGGTGATGCGTATGCAGTCTCGACGCATCGCGCAAATTCGCGTACACTTGCTGTCCGGGCACGCGCCCGTCGACGAGTCACCACCTCAATA
- a CDS encoding HupE/UreJ family protein, producing MTLAFPFEALAHGVSAGDKGYIQETFGVRIMPFLYLGAKHMVTGYDHLLFLCGVIFYLYRLKDIAAYVTLFAIGHSTTLIVGVLAGVSVSPYLIDAIIGFSVVYKALDNVGAFPRWFGVQPNARAATFIFGLFHGFGLATKLLDFEMDPDGLVPNLLAFNVGVESGQMLALAGVLIAMSYWRRSQSFARRGFAANMLLLSAGLLLVGYQLTGYFTTRT from the coding sequence ATGACGCTGGCGTTCCCCTTCGAGGCACTCGCACACGGCGTCTCGGCCGGCGACAAGGGATACATCCAAGAAACGTTCGGTGTTCGCATCATGCCGTTTCTCTATCTCGGCGCCAAACACATGGTCACGGGCTATGATCATCTGCTATTTCTTTGCGGCGTCATTTTCTACCTCTATCGCCTGAAGGACATCGCCGCGTACGTCACCCTGTTTGCGATCGGCCATTCCACGACGCTCATCGTTGGGGTGCTTGCCGGGGTGAGCGTGAGTCCCTATCTCATCGACGCGATCATCGGGTTCTCCGTGGTGTACAAGGCGCTCGATAATGTCGGAGCGTTTCCACGATGGTTCGGGGTGCAGCCCAACGCGCGCGCGGCGACGTTCATCTTTGGTCTCTTTCACGGATTCGGACTGGCGACGAAACTGCTGGATTTCGAGATGGACCCGGACGGACTGGTGCCGAATCTGCTGGCATTCAACGTCGGTGTCGAATCCGGGCAGATGTTGGCGCTCGCCGGTGTACTCATCGCCATGAGTTATTGGCGGCGCTCCCAGTCCTTCGCGCGGCGTGGATTTGCCGCCAACATGTTGCTGCTGTCGGCCGGACTCCTACTCGTGGGCTACCAGCTCACGGGGTACTTCACCACCCGCACCTGA